A genomic segment from Prochlorothrix hollandica PCC 9006 = CALU 1027 encodes:
- a CDS encoding DUF3685 domain-containing protein — MADRCLSLLIVSPDALVRLGLQAALGNQASLQVRGVSETLALALAQWRTLAPLLVQRGELNPTDAVVLVVQGQDWRSLLADLSLLTQRPLLVPLRPLVIGQPPSPGSLRQAQALGAQGYCLPSVTPEELLATVQQVAEGQFWQRLASAAPWQAQGPRLGQPPPSSPPLSPVARRLQGVLPLVQPLLRSGLRQINTALESAIEEGDRGLDDRDPTGFLEPFTAAWFDHQISQGEVRELRLAQQLLQTLLQATGDRELPQQPPPDTGSSTPAPPPNPASPNTASPTPPSLRDTTDTTGDRTQPQDFAALTPVAVDTLNPWFLGETLPDPPALQRFMVQYLTEQLQGSLTNTTPIPLEIDILRIDKKRELLAGVLACLDEQLTSLRQEDIRVERLVTQMPSLIEDLWQGTLVRFLSAYGTFSLTDLPGAVIPVQLADKSMNPVPVLGTIELISDLLQDLAVVDQAILQRIPYGLYLFQTLLWGVPLTVDGIPYGAYTPEALNRLILLLDNLLISIANGVMQPLLNRFGDVEIIKQTLYHQQLFSTRDVERFRNNLSWKYRVTLHWEIPQDIYASRYYLWSLDRPGITRIAVYAPRRLELSSLTLSQQFITLALELRDALSPRLQLLTAWLGRGVVYVLTQVVGRAIGLVGRGIVQGIGRTWLDRK, encoded by the coding sequence ATGGCCGATCGCTGCCTCTCCTTGCTCATCGTGAGTCCCGATGCCCTGGTGCGGTTGGGTTTACAGGCTGCCCTGGGTAACCAAGCCTCCCTCCAGGTGCGGGGAGTTTCCGAGACCCTAGCCTTGGCCCTGGCCCAATGGCGAACCCTAGCCCCCCTGCTGGTGCAACGGGGAGAACTGAACCCCACTGATGCTGTGGTCTTAGTGGTGCAGGGACAGGACTGGCGCTCCCTATTGGCTGATTTAAGTTTGCTGACACAACGGCCTTTGCTCGTGCCCCTGCGGCCCTTGGTCATTGGTCAGCCCCCGTCCCCTGGATCCCTGCGGCAGGCCCAAGCCCTGGGTGCCCAAGGCTATTGTTTGCCCAGTGTCACCCCAGAGGAACTGTTAGCCACGGTGCAACAGGTGGCGGAGGGACAGTTTTGGCAGCGGCTGGCTTCCGCCGCCCCCTGGCAGGCCCAAGGCCCAAGGCTGGGGCAGCCCCCCCCCAGTTCCCCGCCCTTATCCCCCGTTGCCCGTCGGCTCCAGGGAGTTCTACCCCTGGTTCAGCCCCTGTTGCGATCGGGTCTACGCCAAATTAATACGGCCCTCGAAAGCGCCATAGAGGAGGGAGATCGGGGGCTGGACGATCGTGACCCCACCGGGTTCCTGGAACCCTTCACAGCGGCTTGGTTCGATCACCAAATTAGCCAGGGGGAAGTGCGGGAACTGCGCCTCGCCCAGCAACTCCTGCAAACCCTGTTACAGGCCACGGGCGATCGAGAACTCCCCCAGCAGCCCCCCCCAGACACCGGATCAAGCACCCCGGCTCCCCCCCCTAACCCTGCATCCCCTAATACCGCCTCCCCAACCCCCCCATCCCTCAGGGATACCACCGATACCACGGGCGATCGGACCCAACCCCAAGACTTCGCTGCCCTCACCCCCGTTGCCGTAGATACCCTGAACCCCTGGTTCCTGGGGGAAACCCTCCCTGATCCCCCGGCTTTGCAGCGCTTTATGGTGCAATATTTGACGGAACAGCTCCAGGGATCCTTAACCAACACCACCCCCATACCCCTGGAAATTGATATTTTACGGATCGATAAAAAACGGGAACTGTTAGCGGGGGTATTGGCCTGCCTGGATGAGCAACTGACCAGCTTACGACAGGAAGACATCAGGGTCGAACGCCTGGTGACCCAAATGCCCTCCCTCATCGAAGACCTGTGGCAAGGAACGCTCGTGCGCTTTCTCAGTGCCTATGGCACCTTCTCCCTCACCGATTTGCCCGGTGCCGTGATCCCCGTGCAGTTAGCCGACAAAAGCATGAACCCAGTGCCCGTGTTGGGGACGATCGAGTTAATCTCCGATTTGTTGCAGGATTTAGCGGTGGTTGATCAAGCCATTTTGCAACGGATTCCCTATGGTCTTTATCTCTTTCAAACCCTACTGTGGGGGGTGCCCCTCACGGTTGATGGGATTCCCTATGGTGCCTATACCCCAGAGGCACTCAACCGCCTCATTTTACTGCTGGATAATCTCCTAATTTCCATTGCCAATGGGGTCATGCAGCCCCTCTTAAATCGCTTTGGGGATGTGGAAATTATTAAACAAACCTTGTACCATCAGCAGCTTTTTTCGACGCGAGATGTGGAGCGTTTTCGCAATAATTTATCCTGGAAATATCGGGTAACCCTCCATTGGGAAATTCCCCAAGATATCTATGCCAGCCGTTATTATTTATGGAGCCTCGATCGCCCTGGCATCACTCGGATTGCCGTGTATGCCCCCCGCCGTTTAGAGCTGTCCTCGTTGACCCTATCCCAACAGTTCATTACCCTAGCCTTGGAACTGCGGGATGCCCTCTCGCCGCGCCTGCAACTGTTGACGGCCTGGTTGGGGCGAGGGGTCGTCTATGTGTTAACCCAGGTGGTGGGTCGAGCCATTGGCTTGGTGGGCCGTGGGATAGTTCAGGGCATTGGTCGCACCTGGCTCGATCGCAAGTAA
- a CDS encoding putative bifunctional diguanylate cyclase/phosphodiesterase, with protein MSFTYQPHSQRALKTAEVQGKTPAEVLEPTLAESLTSHYHRCLNQGERITYEEYVVFQDQPLWWMTSLIPLFNDQQQVYRIIGTSIDLTARKQMENALSQSEYRHRQIVETATEGIWLLDEQHCTNFINRQATEMLGYAPEEMKGQPFLNFLDADDWSAAQHYLQQRQQGQGDRHDFKFRKQNGEILWAIVSASPFFDEDSHYTGALVMLTDITDRRRVEEKMRHMALYDSLTNLPNRTLFLDRLSHVIQRSQRQPDCSFAVLFLDLDRFKIINDSLGHTMGDELLIAFSRLVESLLRPSDTLARLGGDEFTILLEDLENPESAHHIAARINSALSEPFNLHGFEVFTNVSIGIAFGYKDIKKAETLLRNADTAMYRAKAQGKGCHAVFDVTMHQMALEHLHLEIDLRHALDRQEMQVYYQPIVCLKTGNLVGFEALLRWFHPRKFLISPDVFIPIAEETGFILPLGQFVLRQACHQTHLWQQQYPQYRQLMIGVNLSSRQLSQGHLVASIAAILRDNHLDPRCLKLEITETCLMENPELAASILQQLDNHHIQLALDDFGTGYSSLNYLRRFPVHTLKIDRSFVSCLGTEGEDLEIVRTIISLAHNLKINVIAEGLETLNQWDQLRRLGCEFGQGYFFAKPLDLAAATNLLAQNSQWTVPTPEPGSHP; from the coding sequence ATTAGTTTTACTTATCAGCCTCATTCCCAGAGAGCCCTTAAAACAGCGGAAGTCCAGGGAAAAACTCCCGCTGAAGTTTTAGAACCCACCCTGGCTGAATCCCTCACCAGCCATTACCACCGCTGCCTCAACCAAGGTGAACGGATCACCTATGAAGAATATGTGGTTTTTCAAGATCAACCCCTGTGGTGGATGACGAGTTTAATTCCCCTCTTCAATGATCAGCAACAGGTTTACCGTATTATCGGCACCAGCATTGATCTCACGGCTCGCAAGCAGATGGAAAATGCCCTGAGCCAAAGTGAATATCGCCATCGACAAATTGTGGAAACGGCCACCGAAGGCATTTGGTTATTGGATGAACAGCACTGTACCAACTTTATTAATCGCCAAGCCACGGAAATGCTAGGGTATGCTCCGGAGGAAATGAAGGGTCAACCCTTTCTGAATTTTCTGGATGCCGATGATTGGAGTGCAGCCCAACATTACCTGCAACAACGTCAACAGGGCCAGGGCGATCGCCATGATTTCAAATTTAGAAAACAGAACGGGGAAATCCTCTGGGCTATCGTCTCCGCCAGTCCTTTCTTTGATGAAGATAGCCACTATACAGGAGCCTTGGTTATGTTAACGGATATTACGGACCGGCGACGGGTCGAAGAAAAGATGCGCCACATGGCCCTCTATGATTCTCTGACTAATTTACCCAATCGCACCCTTTTTCTGGATCGCCTCAGCCATGTTATTCAACGTTCCCAACGCCAACCAGACTGTAGTTTTGCTGTCTTATTTTTAGATCTCGATCGCTTCAAAATCATCAACGATAGCCTCGGCCACACCATGGGGGATGAATTGCTGATCGCCTTTTCCCGCCTGGTGGAATCCCTATTGCGTCCATCGGATACCCTGGCGCGGTTGGGGGGCGATGAGTTTACCATTCTCCTAGAAGACTTAGAGAATCCTGAATCAGCCCACCACATTGCTGCCCGTATTAATAGTGCCCTCAGTGAACCCTTTAATCTCCATGGCTTTGAAGTGTTCACCAATGTCAGTATTGGCATCGCCTTTGGTTATAAGGACATCAAGAAAGCAGAAACCCTACTGCGCAATGCTGATACCGCCATGTATCGGGCCAAGGCCCAGGGTAAGGGTTGCCATGCGGTCTTTGATGTCACCATGCACCAAATGGCCTTGGAACATTTACACCTGGAAATTGACCTGCGCCATGCCCTCGATCGCCAGGAAATGCAGGTCTACTATCAACCTATTGTCTGCCTCAAAACTGGCAATTTAGTGGGTTTTGAAGCATTGTTGCGGTGGTTCCATCCCCGTAAGTTTTTAATTTCCCCCGATGTGTTTATTCCCATTGCCGAAGAAACGGGCTTTATTCTGCCCCTGGGCCAGTTTGTCCTGCGCCAAGCCTGCCACCAAACCCACCTCTGGCAACAGCAGTATCCCCAGTACCGTCAGTTAATGATTGGGGTCAACTTGTCCAGTCGCCAACTGTCCCAAGGCCATTTGGTAGCATCGATCGCGGCTATTCTGCGGGACAATCATCTCGATCCCCGTTGCTTAAAACTGGAGATTACAGAAACCTGTCTCATGGAAAATCCAGAGTTGGCTGCCTCCATTCTCCAGCAGTTAGATAATCACCACATTCAATTGGCCCTGGATGATTTTGGCACCGGTTATTCATCCCTCAACTATCTGCGGCGATTCCCCGTTCACACTTTAAAGATCGATCGTTCCTTTGTTTCCTGTCTCGGCACCGAGGGGGAAGACTTAGAAATTGTCCGCACCATTATTAGCTTGGCCCATAATCTTAAGATCAATGTGATCGCCGAGGGGCTGGAAACCCTGAACCAGTGGGATCAGTTGCGTCGCTTAGGCTGTGAGTTTGGTCAAGGCTATTTCTTTGCCAAACCCCTTGATCTGGCGGCGGCCACCAATCTCCTAGCCCAGAACAGCCAGTGGACCGTTCCCACCCCTGAACCTGGTTCCCACCCCTGA
- a CDS encoding PAS domain S-box protein — translation MKQSQGLNLGRFLLCLFLSVLILLSLSFQDRDQGGGLAWGLGITIVLGLNVYLVFGWLWQWQNWLDQGTGSGRSPWGSNGQWCLIPDLWVIPTPLGLGGDHQIPWAGVLASITSPGSNSGSVDSAVSTPCPVALPPDSTTPRTIPPDHYFSPYTPHLDDGMDQQRMDQQRMDKRMDMQRMEHRINDRESGDSPPGAEGFDSLAPQPNQGHPSPYHPNSQGWGRFFELSLDLLCTANFNGYFVHLNPSWERVLGHDRHTLRTTPFVEFVHPDDRIQTLTELKKLTTGQSILSFENRYRCREGHYRWLAWVATPFVEDALVYAVARDITDRKQQEERLHLMERAMGHARNGIIITDATKPHNPAIYANPAVTQITGYSPEEILGSNCRLFQGNDIQQKDLGTLRQAIRFGQSCNVVLRNYRRDGSFFWNELHIAPIYDEQQRLTHFVGIQNDITEQKRTETELLNNEFHLRIIVNTISDGLLIVDEAGLILFVNPAAEFMFGRSAPDLLNQVFGLPFVANKQVEVCIHNPQRWLITEMTTAQVVWRDQPAFLVSLRDVTDRRTAEEALIKKEEQFRLIFDMAPTGMAIADIQGSLIHVNQALCDILGYDADTLQTLTLQDITHPSDRTLWQQVHHSLMLGSGENMARLEQRFMNQKGKVIYTLFQVTLLRDEEGEPVQVISQFVDISDRKETEAALQANEQFLVSIFDNIEEFIFVIDVLGDQDLRYVSLNPAYEQITGLKTALWE, via the coding sequence ATGAAACAATCCCAGGGACTTAATTTAGGACGGTTTCTCCTCTGCCTCTTCCTCAGTGTCCTGATCCTGCTCAGTTTGAGTTTTCAGGATCGAGACCAGGGTGGGGGGTTGGCTTGGGGCTTGGGGATCACGATCGTGCTGGGCCTGAACGTCTATCTCGTCTTCGGTTGGCTGTGGCAGTGGCAAAACTGGCTTGATCAGGGTACGGGATCCGGGCGATCGCCCTGGGGATCAAACGGGCAGTGGTGTTTGATCCCCGATCTATGGGTGATCCCCACGCCCCTGGGTCTTGGGGGGGATCATCAGATCCCCTGGGCCGGTGTCCTGGCATCCATCACCAGCCCTGGCAGTAACAGTGGTTCCGTTGACTCTGCCGTTTCCACCCCCTGCCCCGTCGCCCTCCCCCCGGACTCTACAACCCCCCGAACCATCCCCCCAGACCACTATTTCTCCCCCTACACTCCTCATCTGGATGATGGGATGGATCAGCAGCGGATGGATCAGCAGCGGATGGATAAGCGGATGGATATGCAGCGGATGGAGCATCGCATCAATGATCGGGAGTCTGGCGATTCCCCCCCTGGGGCTGAGGGTTTCGATTCCCTGGCTCCCCAACCCAATCAGGGGCACCCGTCCCCCTATCATCCCAACAGCCAAGGCTGGGGTCGCTTTTTTGAGCTATCCCTTGATCTGCTCTGCACTGCTAATTTCAATGGCTATTTTGTCCACCTCAACCCGTCTTGGGAGCGGGTGTTGGGCCACGATCGCCACACCCTCAGAACTACGCCCTTTGTGGAGTTTGTCCACCCGGACGATCGGATCCAGACCCTAACAGAGTTGAAAAAGCTGACCACGGGCCAATCTATCCTGTCCTTTGAAAACCGTTATCGCTGTCGAGAGGGTCACTATCGTTGGCTTGCGTGGGTGGCGACTCCCTTTGTCGAAGATGCCCTAGTGTATGCCGTGGCCAGGGATATCACCGATCGCAAACAGCAAGAGGAACGGCTGCACTTAATGGAGCGGGCCATGGGCCATGCCCGCAACGGCATCATTATTACCGATGCCACCAAACCCCATAATCCTGCCATCTATGCCAACCCCGCCGTCACGCAAATTACCGGCTATTCCCCAGAGGAAATTCTGGGTTCTAATTGTCGGTTATTTCAGGGCAATGATATCCAGCAAAAGGACTTGGGAACCCTGCGCCAAGCAATACGGTTTGGCCAAAGTTGTAACGTGGTGTTGCGCAACTATCGCCGTGATGGTTCCTTCTTTTGGAATGAGTTACACATTGCCCCTATTTATGACGAACAACAGCGGTTAACCCATTTCGTTGGCATTCAAAATGATATTACGGAGCAAAAGCGTACCGAAACTGAATTACTTAATAATGAGTTTCATTTACGGATTATTGTCAACACCATTTCCGATGGCTTACTGATTGTCGATGAGGCGGGGTTGATTTTATTTGTCAATCCTGCTGCGGAGTTTATGTTTGGTCGATCGGCACCCGATCTGTTGAACCAAGTCTTTGGATTGCCCTTTGTGGCCAATAAACAGGTGGAGGTCTGTATTCACAATCCCCAGCGCTGGTTAATCACAGAAATGACCACAGCCCAGGTGGTGTGGCGTGATCAACCGGCTTTTTTGGTGTCCTTGCGGGACGTGACCGATCGCCGTACCGCAGAAGAAGCCCTGATCAAGAAAGAAGAACAGTTTCGACTGATTTTTGACATGGCCCCCACGGGGATGGCGATCGCCGATATTCAGGGATCGTTGATCCATGTTAACCAAGCCCTCTGCGATATCTTGGGCTATGATGCCGACACCCTCCAAACCCTCACCCTCCAAGACATTACCCATCCTAGCGATCGTACCCTATGGCAACAGGTTCACCACAGCTTAATGCTGGGTAGCGGTGAAAATATGGCCCGCCTAGAACAACGGTTTATGAACCAAAAAGGCAAGGTTATTTATACCTTGTTTCAGGTAACCCTGTTACGGGATGAGGAGGGGGAGCCAGTGCAAGTTATTAGCCAGTTTGTGGATATTAGCGATCGCAAAGAAACGGAAGCTGCTCTCCAAGCGAATGAACAGTTCCTAGTCAGCATTTTTGATAATATCGAAGAGTTTATTTTTGTCATTGATGTTTTAGGTGATCAGGATTTGCGCTATGTCAGTCTGAATCCAGCCTATGAACAAATCACGGGTCTTAAAACGGCTCTCTGGGAATGA
- a CDS encoding type I restriction endonuclease subunit R: MSEYTEIEQPFLQQLQALGWHIIDQGSHPPSDPAPSLRATFRQWLLPQVFNQAVAALNTTAGGIPWLTPHQLQDLQDQILRQPNRTLLEANEAIQKLLFKAQVDVNDRTGEKDPVVKLIDFANPENNQFHAINQFRIDTPGCVKQFIIPDIVLFVNGIPLIVVECKKGSSTCANPMAEAFQQLQRYMNQREETARHQLREGEPRLFHTNLFLVRTTGLEADYGTITSGHEHFYPWKTQDPNPDREADSATPGLTPQQQLINGMLPKANLLSILRTSSIFMDTDSGPRIKVVCRYQQFRAANKIIDRLRQGQTAAEKSGVIWHTQGSGKSLTMVFVARMLRASPDLSDYKIVLINDRVDLEDQLTKTATLIGGRVHTITSAQALRDRLSTDTSDINMAMVHKFQQRHPAMPLQVAEALGTYRVIPSSQTFGVVNRSDRIVLMIDEAHRTQGSDLGDNVFEAFPNAARIAFTGTPLISDRHGQKKTYQRFGTYIDTYRLMDAVADGTTLQILYEGRTSNDILNDKQNFDTRFEDLFRDRSAEELLAIKKKYGATGDLLEAEQRIGAIAQDLVKHYLEHIFPNGFKAQVVCHSKLAAVRYQTAIDQALADTVARLKAQPVADSELIRKVRFLKTAVVISGGDTNEPAYVTAARQQARAWNAVDNFCRPFAFDDPDQPHSGIAFLVVCDMLLTGFDAPIEQVMYIDKKIKEHTLLQAIARTNRVRQGKQRGYIVDYIGLTENLTEALTLYAATHEQQELAVGLKSITSEVPVLEERYHRLLHLFADHKIAKVREYATGSLATIEADAAVVHEAVKLLKDEKIRADFDEYLRKFLASLDIILPNPLAQPYRVPAKRLGYILRVTQERYKDTSLDLGDAGQKVRDLINEHLISLGINPKVPPVELLSPDFMEQLKQHAGGNHEAKASEMEHAIRKHCTVHHDEDPAFYQSLSKKVERLIGEYQDHWDQLAKELEKIRAEAIAGRQQGQEGMGKEATIFYEHIAHQVFAHGAVPPEAKPTMQALMEAIVETLQDSIGSIDFWNNSDKQKITRSHIKTALTLTAIAELKANRERIAVEIMKLAKNRHHELLKGTGDHP, translated from the coding sequence ATGAGTGAATATACTGAGATCGAACAGCCCTTCTTGCAACAGCTCCAAGCCCTGGGTTGGCACATCATCGACCAAGGGTCACATCCCCCCAGCGACCCCGCCCCCAGCCTGCGGGCCACCTTTCGCCAGTGGCTCCTGCCCCAGGTTTTTAACCAAGCTGTCGCCGCCCTCAACACCACAGCAGGGGGCATTCCCTGGCTCACCCCCCACCAACTGCAAGACCTGCAAGACCAAATCCTGCGCCAGCCCAACCGCACCCTACTGGAAGCCAACGAAGCCATTCAGAAACTGCTGTTTAAAGCCCAGGTGGATGTTAACGATCGCACCGGCGAGAAAGATCCCGTCGTCAAGCTGATCGACTTCGCCAACCCAGAAAACAACCAGTTTCACGCCATCAACCAGTTCCGTATTGATACCCCCGGTTGCGTCAAGCAATTCATCATTCCCGACATTGTGCTGTTTGTGAACGGCATCCCCCTGATTGTAGTGGAGTGCAAAAAAGGCAGCAGCACCTGTGCCAACCCCATGGCCGAAGCGTTTCAGCAACTCCAGCGCTATATGAACCAGCGAGAGGAAACCGCCCGCCATCAGTTACGGGAAGGGGAGCCACGCCTGTTTCACACCAATCTGTTTCTGGTGCGCACCACGGGTCTGGAAGCCGACTATGGCACCATCACCTCCGGTCACGAACATTTTTATCCCTGGAAAACCCAGGATCCAAACCCCGATCGGGAGGCAGACAGCGCCACCCCAGGGCTAACTCCACAACAGCAACTCATCAATGGGATGCTCCCTAAAGCTAACCTGCTGAGCATACTTCGCACCTCCAGCATTTTCATGGACACCGACAGCGGTCCCCGCATTAAGGTAGTCTGCCGCTACCAACAGTTTCGGGCAGCTAACAAAATCATCGATCGCCTACGCCAGGGCCAAACCGCCGCAGAAAAAAGCGGTGTCATCTGGCACACCCAGGGATCCGGTAAGAGCCTGACCATGGTTTTTGTGGCGCGGATGCTGCGGGCATCCCCCGATCTCAGCGACTACAAGATTGTCTTGATTAACGATCGCGTCGATCTCGAAGATCAACTGACGAAAACCGCCACCCTCATCGGGGGCCGCGTCCACACCATCACCAGCGCCCAAGCCCTCCGGGATCGCCTATCCACCGACACCTCCGATATCAATATGGCTATGGTGCATAAGTTTCAGCAGCGGCATCCGGCCATGCCCCTGCAAGTGGCGGAAGCCCTGGGCACCTACCGAGTCATTCCCAGCAGCCAGACCTTTGGCGTGGTCAATCGCTCCGATCGTATTGTGCTGATGATTGACGAGGCCCACCGCACCCAAGGCTCAGACCTGGGAGATAACGTCTTTGAAGCCTTCCCCAATGCGGCCCGCATCGCCTTTACGGGCACCCCGTTAATTAGCGATCGCCATGGCCAAAAGAAAACCTACCAGCGCTTTGGCACCTACATCGACACCTATCGGCTGATGGATGCCGTGGCCGACGGTACCACCCTGCAAATTTTGTATGAAGGCCGCACCTCCAACGATATCCTGAACGATAAACAAAACTTTGATACCCGCTTTGAAGACCTATTTCGCGATCGCAGCGCAGAAGAATTGCTAGCCATCAAGAAAAAGTATGGGGCTACGGGCGATCTACTGGAAGCCGAGCAACGCATTGGCGCGATCGCCCAAGACCTGGTGAAGCATTATTTAGAGCACATCTTTCCCAATGGGTTTAAAGCCCAAGTGGTGTGCCATTCCAAACTCGCCGCCGTGCGCTATCAAACCGCCATCGATCAAGCTCTGGCGGACACCGTGGCCCGCTTGAAGGCCCAACCTGTCGCTGACAGCGAACTCATCCGCAAAGTGCGCTTCCTTAAGACAGCGGTGGTGATCTCCGGCGGCGACACCAACGAACCCGCCTATGTCACCGCAGCCCGCCAGCAAGCCCGCGCCTGGAACGCCGTGGATAACTTTTGCCGCCCCTTTGCCTTTGACGATCCCGATCAGCCCCACAGCGGCATTGCCTTTTTGGTGGTGTGCGATATGCTGCTCACCGGCTTTGATGCTCCGATCGAGCAGGTGATGTACATCGATAAAAAAATTAAAGAGCATACCCTCTTACAGGCGATCGCCCGCACCAACCGCGTCAGGCAGGGCAAACAGCGGGGCTACATTGTCGATTACATCGGCCTGACTGAAAACCTGACCGAAGCCCTGACCCTCTACGCCGCCACCCATGAACAACAGGAACTCGCGGTGGGCTTGAAGAGCATTACTTCGGAGGTGCCCGTGCTAGAGGAGCGTTACCATCGCCTGCTACACCTATTTGCAGACCACAAGATCGCCAAAGTACGCGAATATGCCACAGGGAGTCTAGCCACGATCGAAGCCGATGCTGCCGTTGTCCATGAGGCGGTCAAGTTGCTCAAAGACGAGAAAATCCGGGCTGATTTCGACGAATATCTGAGAAAATTTCTGGCTAGCCTGGATATTATTCTGCCTAACCCCCTGGCCCAGCCCTATCGAGTGCCCGCCAAACGCCTGGGCTACATCCTGCGGGTGACCCAAGAGCGCTACAAAGACACCAGCCTTGACCTGGGGGATGCTGGGCAAAAGGTGCGGGATCTGATCAACGAACATTTGATCAGCCTGGGGATCAACCCCAAGGTGCCCCCCGTTGAACTGCTGTCGCCGGACTTTATGGAGCAACTCAAGCAGCACGCAGGTGGCAATCATGAGGCCAAAGCCAGCGAAATGGAACACGCCATCCGCAAGCACTGTACCGTCCACCATGACGAAGACCCTGCTTTTTATCAAAGCCTATCCAAAAAAGTCGAGCGTTTGATTGGTGAGTATCAAGACCACTGGGATCAGCTAGCCAAAGAGCTAGAAAAAATTCGAGCAGAGGCGATCGCGGGTCGTCAGCAGGGGCAAGAGGGCATGGGTAAAGAAGCCACGATTTTCTATGAGCACATCGCCCATCAGGTTTTCGCCCACGGAGCGGTGCCCCCGGAAGCCAAACCCACCATGCAGGCGCTAATGGAGGCAATTGTCGAAACCTTGCAAGATAGTATTGGCAGCATCGATTTCTGGAATAATAGCGACAAGCAAAAGATAACCCGCAGCCACATCAAGACTGCCCTCACCCTGACTGCCATTGCCGAGTTAAAGGCTAATCGTGAACGTATTGCCGTCGAAATTATGAAGCTCGCCAAAAACCGCCACCATGAACTGCTGAAGGGCACAGGTGATCACCCATGA
- a CDS encoding M48 family metallopeptidase yields the protein MIVRCVRDIEYQLLPGSLRKTTDIVIERDGRVTVRPPVDYTPEQVDAVVESKRLWIYRNLAQWKNLNTSAVVREWVNGETFLYLGRNYRLALVLDQDSPLTLKGGRFCLHRTVIDQGGTSAAQQVFAAYLTDKGQKYLCDRVNYFSPKTGVQPTSIKIKDLGYRWASCGITGRLNFHWKCMMAPPTIIDYIIVHELCHFHYRNHSNAFWNEVDKVMPDYRDRKEWLRKNGASLTV from the coding sequence ATGATTGTTCGCTGCGTCCGAGATATTGAATACCAGTTACTCCCGGGCAGTTTGCGCAAAACCACCGACATTGTGATCGAGCGGGACGGCAGAGTAACGGTGCGTCCACCGGTCGATTACACCCCAGAGCAGGTCGATGCGGTGGTGGAAAGCAAACGCCTCTGGATTTACCGCAACTTAGCCCAATGGAAAAACCTCAACACCAGCGCCGTAGTCCGGGAGTGGGTCAACGGCGAAACCTTTCTATACTTAGGCCGTAACTATCGCTTAGCCCTCGTCTTGGATCAAGATAGTCCCTTAACGTTAAAAGGGGGCCGTTTCTGCTTACATCGCACCGTGATTGATCAGGGCGGTACCTCAGCCGCACAACAAGTATTTGCAGCTTACCTCACGGATAAGGGTCAAAAATACTTGTGCGATCGGGTCAACTATTTTTCCCCTAAAACGGGCGTTCAACCCACGAGCATCAAAATTAAAGACTTGGGTTACCGCTGGGCCAGTTGCGGCATCACGGGTCGGCTCAACTTCCATTGGAAGTGCATGATGGCCCCTCCCACCATCATCGATTACATTATTGTCCATGAGCTATGCCACTTTCACTATCGTAACCATAGCAATGCTTTTTGGAATGAAGTGGACAAGGTGATGCCAGACTACCGCGATCGTAAAGAGTGGCTTAGAAAGAATGGTGCCAGTTTGACAGTATAG
- a CDS encoding transposase, with the protein EELNKIRKQCNSVLKDLKIKHIRSLILKNGTDLNDEEKKLLEIILKSSERLSNAYQLKEDFRQIYETDQEPEVAKVKLEEWLAKASKFYSQVITTIKNHFDGICNYFYNRTTSGKMEGINNKIKVIKRQAYGFTNFDHLRMRLLIACSH; encoded by the coding sequence ATGAAGAACTTAATAAAATACGAAAACAGTGTAATTCGGTGCTTAAAGATCTCAAAATAAAGCATATCCGTAGCCTTATTCTAAAAAACGGAACAGATCTTAATGACGAAGAAAAAAAGCTCCTAGAAATCATCCTGAAATCCTCTGAAAGGCTAAGCAATGCCTATCAGCTAAAGGAAGATTTTCGTCAAATCTATGAAACAGATCAAGAACCTGAAGTGGCTAAAGTTAAATTAGAAGAATGGTTAGCCAAAGCATCCAAATTTTATAGTCAAGTAATCACGACAATCAAAAATCATTTTGATGGAATCTGTAATTACTTTTATAACCGTACAACTAGCGGTAAAATGGAGGGAATTAATAACAAAATAAAGGTTATCAAGCGTCAAGCTTATGGATTCACAAACTTTGATCATCTGAGAATGAGACTCCTCATAGCCTGTTCTCATTAG